CATTTGGAGATACGACTTTACTCACGATGTTTTTCCTTCGGTGGTGATCTTGACGACGGGCTGGCGCAGATATGGCGTCAGCTTGTATTCCGCAAACATCAGTGCGCGCGTCAGAACGAAGTTGATGGCGAGATAGATGGCACCCGCAATGACGAATACCTCAATCGCACGATAGGTTTCCGCGATCAGCTTGGCGGCGATGCCGGTCACTTCCATCAGTGTAATGATGGAGGCCAACGAGGTTGCCTTGACCATGGAGATCATTTCATTGCCATAACCGGGCAGTGCCTGACGGATCGCCAGTGGCATAACGATACGGCGGAAGCAGGTGAAACGCGACATGCCGCAGGCTTTAGCAGCTTCGATCTGACCGCTTGGTACTGACAGAAGGCCGCCACGAATGATTTCGCTGGCGTAAGCCGCGTTATTCAAAGTCAGCGCAATGATCGCACACCAGTAAGGTTCACGCAGGATCGGCCACAGGAACGAGTAGCGGATGACCGGGAACTGGCTCAGGCCGTAATAGATGATGAAGATTTGTACCAGAAGCGGCGTACCGCGAAACACGAACACGTAGAGACGGGCAATCCAGTCAAGAACAGCGATACCCGACAGACGCATCATGGCAAAAAGCAGTGCCAGAATTGCGCCAAACACGATCGAACTTGCAGCGAGCTGCAACGTGAGTGGCACGCCACTCAACATCTGCATGAAGGCTTCAGAATAAAATTCGAGGTTCATTTTGCCCTCCTGACGCCACGCGAGAAGTGGCGTTCAGCTCTTTGCAGGATGGTGCCTGAAACCG
The genomic region above belongs to Ochrobactrum quorumnocens and contains:
- a CDS encoding ABC transporter permease — encoded protein: MNLEFYSEAFMQMLSGVPLTLQLAASSIVFGAILALLFAMMRLSGIAVLDWIARLYVFVFRGTPLLVQIFIIYYGLSQFPVIRYSFLWPILREPYWCAIIALTLNNAAYASEIIRGGLLSVPSGQIEAAKACGMSRFTCFRRIVMPLAIRQALPGYGNEMISMVKATSLASIITLMEVTGIAAKLIAETYRAIEVFVIAGAIYLAINFVLTRALMFAEYKLTPYLRQPVVKITTEGKTS